CGGAGGGCTTCGCGAAGCTGGTGGCCGACGGCGGCGACGCCGTCGCGGTGGTCGACGCCGTCGCGTACGCCGCCACCGAGTTGCTGCCCCGGCTGACCGTCCGGCGCCGGCTCACCTCCCTCGCCCTGCATCCGACCTGCTCGTCCACCCGGCTGGGGCTGGACGAGGCGCTGCTCACCGTGGCCCGGGCGGTCGCCGACGAGGTGGTGGTGCCCGACGGCTGGCAGTGCTGCGGCTTCGCCGGTGACCGGGGCCTGCTGCACCCGGAGCTGACCGCCGCCGCCACCCGCGCGGAGGCCCGCGCGGTGTCGGGGCGGCACTTCGACGGGTACGCCTCGGTCAACCGCACCTGCGAGATCGGGATGGCCCGGGCGACCGGTCAGCCGTACCGTCACCTGCTCGAACTCCTCGAGGAGGCGACCCGCTGACGGGTGCCCGTCGGCGGCGGGTCAGAGCGGCCGGGCCAGTTCCGCGATGATCTCGGCCGCCGGGGCGGCCCGGGCGGCCCGCCAGCCGGTGCCCGCCCACAGGTGCAGGCGGTCCGCGTCACCGGCCTGGGCGGCGGCGCGCCGCAGTGGCCGGGTCAGGTGGTGCAGCGCCGGGTAGCCCAGCGGCGCGTCCGCCTCGTACCGGTCGATGAAGTCGTTGCGCAGCCCGCGCGCCGGCCGTCCGGTGAACGCCCGGGTGACCACGGTCCGGTCGCGCCGCGGGTCAGCCAGCGCCTCGCGGTGGGTACGGCTGGCGCCGCTCTCGTCGGCGCGCAGCAGGAGCGTGCCGACCAGGACGGCGGTGGCGCCGGCGGTGAGCGCCGCGCGGACGTCAGCGCCCCCGCCCACGCCGCCCGCCGCGAGGACGGGCAGGCCGGTGCGGGCGCCGACCAGACCGACCAGCTCCGCGAGGGGCCGGACGGGTGCGGGGGAGTCCGGGGGTGAAGGTGCCGTAGTGGCCGCCGGCGTGTCCGCTCTGGGCGACCAGCCCGTCCACCCCGAGGTCCGCCGCGGCGGCGGCCTCCGCCGGGTCGGTGACCGTCACCAGCAGCCGGCTCCCGGCTCGCCGCAGGTCGCGGACCACGGCCGCGGTGGGCAGCCCGAAGGTGAAGCTGACCACCGGCACCGGATCGCGGACCAACAGCGCGATCTTCTCCGCCCAGTGGTCGTCATCCTCGGTCCGTGGGGCCGCCGCCAGGTCCAGCCCGTACGGCCGGCCCTCGTCGGCGATCCGGGCGGCGTAGCGGCGGAAGGCGGCGTCGTCGACCGGCACCGGGGTCGGCACGAACACGTTGACGCCGAACGGCAGGCCGGTGGCCCGCGCCGCGGCGATCTCCTCCGCCACCGCCTCCGGCGGCTGGTAGCCGGCCGCCAGGAAGGCGAACGCGCCGCACGACCCCACCGCCGCGACCAGTCGGGGGGTGGTGGGTCCACCCGCCATCGGCGCGGCGACCACCGGCACATCCACCCCGAGCAGTGCGCTTCGAACCGTCTCCACCGACCCAGTCTGCCCGACCCGCCGGCAGCCCGCCTGGATGGAGAGAGCCAGGTCGGTGAACGACGTGGCGGCCGATCCGTTCACTGGACGGCGCTGTTGTCGTCGGCGAGCGCGCCGCCGATCAGCAGCACCGCGTCAAGAAAGGTAACTGCATCGGTGTCGCAGCGGGTGCGAACGGCCCCCTCTCCACGCGGAGAG
The window above is part of the Micromonospora inositola genome. Proteins encoded here:
- a CDS encoding NAD(P)H-dependent flavin oxidoreductase encodes the protein MVGLVGARTGLPVLAAGGVGGGADVRAALTAGATAVLVGTLLLRADESGASRTHREALADPRRDRTVVTRAFTGRPARGLRNDFIDRYEADAPLGYPALHHLTRPLRRAAAQAGDADRLHLWAGTGWRAARAAPAAEIIAELARPL
- a CDS encoding nitronate monooxygenase, whose product is METVRSALLGVDVPVVAAPMAGGPTTPRLVAAVGSCGAFAFLAAGYQPPEAVAEEIAAARATGLPFGVNVFVPTPVPVDDAAFRRYAARIADEGRPYGLDLAAAPRTEDDDHWAEKIALLVRDPVPVVSFTFGLPTAAVVRDLRRAGSRLLVTVTDPAEAAAAADLGVDGLVAQSGHAGGHYGTFTPGLPRTRPAPRGAGRSGRRPHRPARPRGGRRGRGR